The Gardnerella leopoldii genomic interval GCTGTACCTTATAGTGCAGTTTTCGACAAGGATTCTGAATCTTACAAGGTAGAGGATGGTATACCTGGTCGCACTATAGAAACTATGTCTGTTCGTGAAGCAGTAAAAAAGTTAATTGCTCACCCTGGTAAAACAGTAAAAGTTTCTGTTACATCTCGACGCACTGACGCTCCTATTAAGCTTGATGCAGCGCAGAAACTTGTAGATGATTTAAATAAACTTCTTGAGAAAAAAATCACGTTTAATAACGGTGACGGTAAAGATTTTACGGTTCCAAAAGAAGCGATTGCGTCTTGGATCAGTATAAAAGCAGATACGACTCGCCGTAAGCTTTCTTACACAATTGATGCAGATAAAGCAGATTATTATTTGTCTCAAGTTCTTCCAAAAGAGCTTAATCAGCAAAAGATTAATCAGGAAGATGCAGTCAATAAAGAAGGCAAGTTTATTTTCACAACACTTAAAGGTTCTAATGGTGTTGAAATTAGCTATTCCGATAGTATTGCGAAAAAGGCTGTAGAATCTTTGCGCAATGGCAATGATTTCAAGATGTCTGTTCCTTCAAAAATCACTAAGTTTACCGTTGAAAAGAAGCTTGTTGAAATGCGCATTGTTGTTGACAAAACAACCCAAACGGCTTCTGTTTATAGGAATGATGAACTTGTAAAAACATTCCCTGTTTGCACAGGTAAGCGCGGTGCCGATGATTCAGCTTCTGGTACATTCTTTATTTACTTGCGTTATGCTTCACAAGATATGCGCGGTAGGAATGGCGATGGCTCTCCTTACTTCTCTCCTGGAGTGCGTTGGGTTAGCTATTACCATGGTGGAGAAGGTTTCCACACTGCTTCTTGGAATTATAAGGGTATTGCAACTGGCGATGCTGCAAATCACGGCTCTCATGGTTGCATAAACATGTATGAGCAGGATGCTCGCTGGATTTTTGAAAATTGCCCACGTGGCACTATTGTGCAAATTGTTGGCACGACTCCGGATGGTCCGGTACGCGAATGAGCGAATCTGTGGGTAACTCACTTAACAAAGATGAACGCGCCGAAGGACTTTCGCTTTCTGCGCGTTCTAATCTTGAGTATGTGCAAAGCCCACAATCTACTCCGCAATTAGTGGCGTCTAGACGGATTAGCAGTGCGCCAATTCCTGTGCATGTTACGGCAACATTGTTTGACGCTCCTTCTAAAGCTGAGCGTATTGACAATAAGCCATTGCTTGTGCGTTTTGGTCGCAGGCTCGTTACATCTATTGTCGGCATGTGGATGCGTCTTGCTGGTCGTGTTGCACGTCGTTTTGGCTGGTTTCCAAGTGTTGAGCCATATATTGGGTATGGAACGCATAGATATGCTCGCTTGATTTGCAGAACTGTGTATGCTCCAAAGCTTGGTCATCATTCTGCTCTAAAACGCGGAATTTATGCGATGCTTGTTGTTCCTGCTGTGCGTGTGCGCGTGGCTTTGTCTATTGACGGTATTCCTGTAGAAACAGCTCAAATTGGCGATTCTGAAATATACGATAAGCCTGAAGGTTCACGCGATGGTAGTGCAGAGTACTGTATTTCTGACCGTGCAGGGTATTTAGATTTAATTACCGAACGCGCTTTAGAGCCTGGTCGTCACGTTGTTTCGTATTCTGTTAGTGACCGTGAGCCTGTAAAAGCGAGTTTATTTGCTATTGATGCAAATGTTCCTGTTGGTGTTATTTCGGACGTTGACGACACTATTATGGTTACTCAAGCGCCTTCGCCAATTCGCGCTGCTTATAATTTGCTTATTATGAATCCTGCTCATCGTTCGCCAGTTGCTGGAATGTCTGAGTTTTTCCAGTCTTTAGAGCGTTTGCGTGACGATATTCCATTTTTCTATCTTTCTACTTCTCCGTGGAATGTTGAGGCTTCAATTCGTCACTTTATTGATCGCGAAAAGTTTCCTGAGGGTCCTCTTCTTCTTCGTGATTTGGATCCGCGTCCTAAAACTTTTATTCCAAACGGACCGCAGCATAAATTAGAATTTGCAACTCAACTTATGGATGATTTTCCTGGCATGCGTTTTGTGCTTATTGGCGATGATGGTCAAAAGGATCCTTTAACGTATGCGAATATTATTCGTAAGCATCCAGGTCGTGTGCTTGCAGTAGGTATTAGGCAATTGCGTAAGCGTGCTACTGTTGAGGATTTTCGTCGTAAATTATCTCGTGATTTTGCTGTTGCTTTAAGTGCATCTAAACGTGCGTATGTTTTTTCGGATGCTCTTGATACTACGTGTGAAGATGCGCAAGAAATTCCTACTATGGCGATCGAAAAATTAAATAATGCTAACGAGTTTTCTGGTGATATTGATGATTTTGATGATGCTCAAATGCGCATAATTGAAGCAGAAGGTGCTGCTGGTACTTTGCAAGGCGTGCCATTTTTTGCAGCTCCTCAAGGCAAAGATTTAGCTAAAGTAATGCTTCCGTTTATAGAGGAAGCGATTGCGAAATAGTATAAAATAATTGCAAAATAATTTTGTAATATTAAAGAATTGCAGAAAATATTTCGTTACTAATATATAAGAGCTGAAGAAAATACTTAATGAAAATTAAAAGAGGTGTAGCTATGAATAATCAAGATTTTGCAAAGCCAAAAGCGGCAGAACGCATACCGTCGGCACGTGAATTCCATGGCGACACTTATATAGACGAATATGCTTGGATGAAAGATCGCAATAATCCTAAGCTTATGGAATACGTCAATAGTCAAAATGCTTATACTGAACAGCGTGTAAAGCACTTAGCAAACTTGCGTTCTACATTATTTGACGAGTTGCGCTCAAGAGTTCAAGAAACAGACATGTCTGTTCCTATGCGCATGAATAATTACTGGTATTACGTGCGTACTGAAAAAGGCAAACAATACGCTGTGCAATGCCGTATGAAAGTCGAAAATAGTGACGATTGGAATCCGCCAACTATCGACAATTCTGCAAAGCCTGGCACAACTGATGGTGAAGAGATTTTATTTGATGCAAACTTTGAATCTGAGCACTCTGGTGGCAAGTTCTTTAGAGTCGGTGGAATGGATTTGAGCACCGACGGTTTGCGAATGCTGTACGGTGTCGACACTCAAGGCGATGAACGCTTTAACTATTTTATTCGTGACTTTTCTACAAAAACATGTTCTTGGTCGCAGTTAGAAGAATCGTGGGAAAATCTTGCTTCTGCTTCACTTTCTCCAGATGGAAAATGGGTGTTTTATGTAAAGCTTGATGATGCTTGGCGTCCTTATCAAGTTTGGAGGCATAAGGTCGGCACTAAAGTTTCCAGCGATGTAAAAGTTTTTGAAGAAACTGACGAGCGATTTTTTGTTGACGTGTATGAAAGTTTTGACGAACGATACATGATGATCAGTAGTAGTTCAAAGACTACATCGCGCGTGCTTATGCTTCCTTTGAGCAATCCTGAGGGCGAATTCCGTATGGTTATTGAGCCGGTTGAGGGAGTGGAATACGATATTTCTTTCGCTTGCTTCGAGAATGCTGGCGAAAATGGTGAAGATATTCCAATTGCGATTGTGTGCCATAACGCTAAAAATCCTAATTTTGAAATTGACATTATTGATATGAGAGGAAATTCCGGCAAGTTTGATGAGCATGTAACGTATAAGCTTTCGGATGGAGTATGTGTTGCTTCGGGTTCTCCTTATGGTTGCGAGCAAGGAGATGCTTGGCAAAAAGGTGCCGGAAGTGAGCCTATTACAAAGCCTTATAATTCGCCTCAAAATCCTGAAATATTGCAAAATGCAGTTGGATTGAGCATAAGCGGATTGTCAATGTACAAAAATTATGTGGCACTAGCTTACCGTTCTCAAGGTTTGCCGCATTTGGCTGTAATGAGCAAGAAGCGCGCTGTTGAAGATTTTTTGCAAGCAAAACCGTGGCGTTTTTGCGAAGTGCGACCGCTTTCTTCCCAGCTTGCGAATCAATTTACGGATCAACTTACGGATCAATTTTCTTCTCAACTTACGGATCAAGCGCAAGCCGAATCACGTGCTGCGCTCGCAAATATTTCACAAGAAGAAATCAACAATAATCGCTTATTTAGTATTTCTATGACTGGAAATCCTTCGTACGAAGCTCCGCATATGCGTTACGCTTTTGGCAGTTACGCAACTTTAGGTCAACTTCGCGAGTTGGATCCTTTAACAGGCGAAGATGTGTTGCTCAAGCAAGGTAAAATTTTAGGCGAATTTAATGAGCACAATTATGCTGAAAAGCGCGTTTGGATTACTGCTCGAGATGGTGAGCGTGTGCCAGTATCGCTTGTGTGGCGTCCGGATAAAATTTCTCAAACTGACTCAATGTTTATTACTGGTTATGGAGCGTATGAAGTTAGTTCAGACCCTACTTTTTCTGTCGGTCGCTTGAGTTTGCTGGATCGCGGCGTGTTATATGCGCAAGTGCATGTGCGAGGCGGTGGCGAAATGGGTCGCGCGTGGTATGAGCAGGGTAGGCGCGTTAATAAAAAGCATACTTTTGAAGATTTTGTTGATGCCACGCGTGCTTTGCAAAATGCTGGTTTTGCTTCTGCTTGCCATACTGTTGCAAACGGTGGTTCAGCAGGAGGCTTGCTTATGGGTGCTATAGCAAATATGGCTCCGGAATGTTATGCAGGAATTGAAGCAGACGTGCCTTTTGTAGATGCCCTTACGTCTATGCTCGACTCTTCTTTGCCGCTTACTGTAACAGAGTGGGATGAGTGGGGCAATCCGCTCGATGATTCTGAAGCTTATGCTTATATGAAATCGTATACTCCTTACGAAAATGTGCCTTGCGCAAAAACGGAAGATGGTCGCAAGAAGTTAGCTGATTTTCCGAAAATCTTAATCACATCGTCTATTCACGACACGCGCGTGCTTGTTACGGAACCTTTGAAATGGCTCGCTAAATTGCAAGCTTCTGGGGTTGATGCAATTGCTCGTATTGAAACTGACGGTGGTCACGGTGGCACTTCTGGCAGGTACAGGCAATGGCAGGAGTTAGCTTATGAAAACGCATGGTGCTTGCATGTTATGGGAGTAAATAGTTAGTCGGAAGCGGCAGAAACTTTACTGCGTTGTAAAGTAAATGTCGTTTGTGTGCTAAAAGGCGGCAGAAACTTTACTGCGTTGTAAAAAAACGGTCGTTTGCATGCTAAAAAGCGGCAGAAACTTTACAACGGCGTAAAGTAAATGTCGTTTCCTCGTCTTTCGTGATATCATAGGTCAGGTGATGTGCGTTTTTCGCTTACGCTTTTCGTTTGCGTTTGCGTTCATCCGCATACAGGTAGTTCAATGGAGATATCTACTTATTGCTTAATGAAGGGGTAGAGCAGCAATGGCAACACTCAGCGTTGACAGCGATGAATTTTCACTGCAACATACCGCATTGTTTAAGCAAGTTCCAGCTGATCAAGTAAAAGAATTGATGCAGTATTTGCAAGAATCGACATTTAAAAAAGGTTCGGCAATTTTTAATGAAGGCGATACTGACCATCGAATGTACTTGCTTGAGCGTGGAAGAGTAAAATTAGTTCGTCATTCAAACGACAATCGTGTGCAATTGTTAAGTATTCACACTCCTGGCGAAATTCTAGGCGAAATTCCCGTTTTTGATCCTAGCGGCGGTCCTCGTACAGCTTCAGCAATATCTATTACCAACAATACTAGAGTTTTATGGCTAGAAAATGACGTGTTATTCCATTGGCTAAACAATCACCCTAGCGTTGCAGTAGATATGCTTCAAGTGCTTGCAGCGCGCATGAGAGCAAATAATGAGCGAATTTCCGACTTAGTTTTTATGGATGTTCCTGCTCGTTTAGCGAAGACTTTGCTGAATTTAGCTTCAAGATTTGGCGAGCCTATGAGCGATGGCTTGCTTGTGCCGCATGATTTAACGCAAGAAGAGCTTGCGCAACTTGTTGGCTCTTCACGCGAAACAGTTAACAAAGCACTTATGGATTTTGCAAACAGAGGCTGGATTATGCGCCAAGGCAGGTCAATTATTATTTATAAGCCTGGCATGCTTATTCGTCGAGCTGAGCGTTAAAGTGCGAATGTTTATGATGCCAGTTTTCAAGTAGAGGCAAACCTTTAGAATAGTACGCATGCCGAAAAAGAATTCACTGACTGTTCGCCGTGTGCTAGCACTGTTCCTTACCTACATCACTTTGTGTGTTGCAGGAGGTGTTGCAGCAAGTATTATGTTTGTTCCTGGCGTAATGAGCGTGAATAGCATAGTGAAAACAGTAGTACCTTCACTTCGCGTTGACGGCATCGATTTTGATGTAACTGCTTTGCCGCAAAAATCGCGACTTTACGCTTCTGATGGCAAAACTATTATTGCAACTTTTTATGCTCAAAACCGCACTGTAGTGCCGCTTCGACGCATATCGCAATATATGCAGCGAGCAATGGTTGCTCGTGAAGACCGTCGATTCTTTGAGCATTCCGGCGTAGATATGCAAGGTGTTATTCGCGCATTCGTGCAAACATTCGTTAAAAAGGGAGATATGCAAGGTGGCTCTTCCTTAACTCAGCAATATGTAAAAAATGTGCTTATGATTAAAGCTCGCGAAAATAACGATCCTTTAGCTGAGTATCACGCTTCTGAAGGCACTATTGCTCGTAAATTGCGCGAAATGCTTATTGCAATTCAAATGGAGAAAAAATACTCCAAACTTGAGATTTTGCAGGGATATTTAAATATTGCGCAGTTTGGTAGCAATAATATTTACGGCGTAGAAACTGCAGCTCATCGATACTTCAATACGAGTGCTGCAAAGCTTAATCTTGTGCAATCGGCAACTATTGCTGCAATTACAAAGAATCCTTCGCGTTACGATCCTTCTATTGAAGCAAATCAACCTGAAGCGCAAAAGCAGCGCAATATTGTACTTGATTTAATGCTTCGTCAAGGTTTTATTACTAAGAGCGAGCATGATTCCGCTGTTGCTATTCCTCTTAAAAGCACTCTTAACATACAGAGGGAAGTTTCTAAGATTGGATGCCAAGCTGCAGGTGATGCAGCATTCTTCTGCGATTATGTAACGAAGAAAATTTTGCATTCTCGCGAGTTTGGTAAAACTGCTGCCATGCGCGAAAAGTTGCTTACTGAGGGTGGTCTTGATATCTACACAACTATGGATTTGCGCGCCAGCAAGGCTGCTATGAAAGCTGCTAGAGATACGATTCCTGTAAACGATAAGAGCGGTTTTGAAGTTTCAATTGCGGCAATTAAGCCTGGAACTGGTGAAGTTTTGGCATTTGGCAGCAATCGTATTTATGATGCTACGGATGCTGCAAAATCAGATCCTACGCATACGGCTTTGAACTATGCTGTAGATGAGCGCGATGGTGGCGGTCTTGGTTGGCAGATTGGTTCTACGTGGAAGCCAATTAATATGGTTGCATGGATGCTTGCTGGAAAGTCGATTAATCAGCCTCTTCGCACTTCTATGCTTTACAACAATGCTGATTTTAATTGCAGCAAATTCCGCGGAGTTGGTAGTTGGTCAGTTCAAAACTCTGGTGGTGGCACAACTAATCCGGAAACTCCTTTGCAAGGTCTTGTGCGCTCGCATAATACCACTCAGGCTTCTATGGCTCAGCAAATTAAGCTGTGTTCAATCGCGGATGCTGCTCGCATACTTGGTTACCATAATTCGCCTCTTGGTCAGGAAAGTGTGTATTCTTCTAACTCGCTTAATCCGCCTATGACGATTGGTTCTGTGCAAGCTTCGCCTTTAACTGTGGCGAATGTGTATGCAACTATTGGTGCTGATGGCGTGGCATGTGATCCTATTGCTATTAAGCGAGTTGTTGACAAAAATGGTAAGCGTTTGAAAGTTCCTAGTGCGCATTGCCATCAAGCAATTCCAAAGGGAATTGCTCAAACTGCTGCTTATGCGCTGAATCAGGGTGTTGTGCAACCTGGCGGCGAGGCTTCAACTACCCAACTTGATGGTGGTCGCAAGACTTTCGCAAAAACTGGTACTAACGAACAGTACTACATGACTACAGCTGGTTTTGTGCCGTATCAAGTTGCTTCGTTTGTGGCAGTTGGTAACGCCGAATCACAAAAAAGCTTTAATGGCATGACTATTAACGGTCGTACAATGGCAGCTTGGTATGGTATGTATATTGCAACGCCAGCGTGGAAACAGTTTATGAATGACTATTTGAAAGCTGCTAACATTCCTGTTGACAACGATTATGGCAAGCCTGATCCAAAGTACACTGCCGGTGGAACTCTGCCTGGCATGCCTAAAAATACTGTTAAAACTGATCAGCAGAAGCGAGATGAAGACGCTAGAAAGCAGGCAGCACAAGAACAGCAGGAAGAAGCTAAGAAACAAAAGAACACGCAAGATCAGTACGGCACTGCTCGTCGCGACGACTATAGTAATTCAGAAACTGATAATTACTAAATGGTATTTGTTAACTCGTAATTGCTAGTTAACTTACTAAATACTAAGTTGTTTTGTGCTGTTCCTTACAAATAGACCCTTACTTATGCTACTTGATTGTGAGCAAAGTAAGGGTCATTTTTAGCGCAAATACGCACTGTACTAGTTCAAATCCGCACCAACTGCGTCTGTAACATGCTCAAAGCCGTCGCGTTTCAAAAGATCCGCAAGTCCGCGTTTCAGCGTTGTGATTTGCTGCGGTCCTCTGTACATAAGTGACGTAATAAACATAACCAAATCAGCGCCTGAGCGAATCTTCTCATATGCTTGCTTTGGCGTAAATACTCCGCCAATGCCTGCAATAGCAAAACGTTTACCAAAAGCTTTGCGCGTGCGTCGAATAAGCTCGTTGCTTGCGCTGTAGGTAGGACCTCCAGAAAGTGCTCCTTGCCAATCTTCCGGAACATCAAGTCCTGCGCGATTCTTTTGCAAGTTCGCAATACTTACTCCGTCAACTTTATGTTCGGCAAGTACGTCAAGCAAAGATTTGAACTGTTCCCAACCACCGTGCAAATTAAGCGGCATCTTAACTAACGTTGGCTGAGGTCGCTTAATAGTGTCAAGATCGGTGAATAATTTGTCAAGTGCTTCCGGCTGACTAAATGGTTCACCCACACGCGTGTTCGGGCATGAAATATTTACTTCAATTATTGAGCTTTTTCCGGCTGCACGTTCCATAGAAATATGGTAGTCTTCAATTCCTTCTTCCAAGTCGCCAACTAAGTCGTCGTTTGTGCGCGCAATAGAAATAGACATATTCATAGACTTTGCATGCGTCCAGGCTTTCTCGGCTCGTGCAACAACGGCTTCGCTGCCATCGTTTGCTAGTCCTGCGTGTACAAGAATAGAGTCATATTCTGGAAGGCGATGATACCAAGGTTTTTGATTTCCTTCGCATGGTCGGCTTGTGGTAGAGCCAACTGTTTCAAAACCAAAGCCGGCGTTGTCTAGTACGGTCGCCATTTGGCAGTTTTTATCCAGTCCTGCACTTAAGCCAAACGGATTTGCAAAATCCACACCCATAACGTTAGTTTCTAGCACTGGGTCTGTGTAGTTAAGCATTTCGCGAAGAAGCCACATTAATCCAGGAGTGCGTTCGCTAAATTTGCAAAAATTAATCATGCGATCATGCGCTTCGTCTGGAGGAATGTTAAAAACAAAATGCGGTTTAATAATGTGTTTGTATGAGAATGTAAAAAGGTCGGTCGTTGCTTTATTGACGACATTGTGCAATGAGTGTTCAGAAACGTAATACATATTTATATAGTAGGGCATTATTGTTATATGCGCTATTACTTAGTGTATTTTGTGCGTTTTTTCTTGCCGTAGTTTGTGCGTTTTCTTCCTTAGTACGCGTTCGTTTTTGTGCGATTTTTCATAAAACTTGCTTTGCTTGACAACAAAATGTGCGTTCTTTTCGTTTTAATGCCCTGAAACGCTCAATTACGTTTGTTTTTTGCGTTTACGTGTGCGATAATGTTCGTATGATTTCTTCACAGCGTCAACATTTGATTTTAAGCCGTCTCCGTACGCGCGGTGCTGTTCGCATTACTGCGCTTTCTAAAGAACTGAACGTTTCTGCTATGACGGTTCGCAGGGATATCGCAGAGCTTTCGGATCGTGGGCTTTTAAAGCGCGTTCACGGCGGCGCAGTGACGACTAATACTCTGCTTTCGGAGCCGCTGTTTTCTGTAAAGTCGCAAATGGATATTGGTTTGAAGGATGCAATTGCGCGTTTGGCTGTGGATTATGTTTCTCCGGGGGATGTGATTGCTATTGGCGGCGGTACCACTGCTTATGTGTTTGCGCAACATTTGCTCGAGTCGCGCAGGGCTTCTGGTATTACGATTTTGACCAATTCGATTCCTGTTGCGGAGCTTGTGCAAGCTTTAGAGTCGAAGGATGTCGAGGTTATTGTTACCGGTGGCGTGATTACGCGTTCCAATTCGCTGGTTGGGCCTATTGCAGATAAAGTTGTTGCTTCTCTTCGTGTGAATACCGTTTTTCTTGGCACGCATTCTGTGTCTCTTCCTCGCGGATTCCTTATGCCAAATTCTTTGGAAGCTGCTACTGATATGGCGTTAATGGATATTGCGGATCGCACGATTATTTTGACGGATCATACTAAATGGAGTTGTACGTCGCTTTCGCTATTTGCTCGTTTTGATCAGGTTGATACTGTTATTACCGACGATGGTTTGGATGCTGATTCTCAGCTTCGTACGCGTGAGCTTGTGAAGGATTTGGTTTTGGCACCTGTTATTGATGAGCGAGATGTTCTTGATGCGTCTAATGCTGACGATTTAGTGAGTTCTGGAGATTCTGACGATTTGCTTGATTAGTATTTTTGCGAATATTTTTGCAAAGTTTAATTTTGCGCGCTGATGATTTTAATGCCCGAGTGAGTTGTTTACTCGGGCATTTTTGGTTTTTCTGTTTGGTTTTGCTTCAAGTGTGTCGATGTTTAAACAAATTTCGCCGATGGTTAAATATTGCGTTTTTCTTTGTTTTATAAGGCTGTTAAAGAAATCGCAAAACTCAAACCTTAAAGAAAGCTGAAAAAACGTTAAAAAAATCCAGTATATGGCGTGTCGCGTAATTTTTATTAAAAAATACAGAAAAATGTCGTAAATATTTCTGCTTTTTAATGAATATAACGAATATTTACTAAGATTTTTGTATTTTTGGCGCTTAGAAATCTGAATTTTAGTGTTGAGTTTTCTGAGAGCTTGCGGTAAGTTTTAACTCAGTTACCGGTTGAATCCCTAGTTCACTGGTACGAGCGGGAAACCGCAAATGGCAAATTTTTCTTCGCATACCCTAGTGCGAAGGAGAAGAAGAAAGGAAAATATTATGTTGAATAAGAAGGCTATCGCCGCATTCGCTGCCGGCGCCACCCTCCTCTCTGGTTTCGCTTTTGCTGCTCCAGCAATGGCTGCATGCCCAGATCCTGCTCCATTCAAGAGCGCTGCTAAGACGTCTGCTGATGCTGCTTACAAAGCTTATACTGATGCTAAGGCTGTTCTTGATGGTATGACAGTTTCTCCAGCTCCTGCAAAGGATTCTGAAGCTGAACATTATACTGTTACAATTTTGGCTACTGGCTTGTTGAAGAATAATGCTGATCCATCTGAAGTCTCACATGATCTGTACGTAAAGGTTCAGAAGTATGTGGATGCTTACAATGCTAACGTTACAGAGACTAGGGCTAAGGAAGCTCAGCAGACTAAGGTAAATGATCTTCTTGCTAAGTATCTCGATGCTAAGAACGTATTGGAGAACTGCGCAGTTCCAGATCCAACTGAGGATCAGGTTAAGAGGGCTCTTATTAACAAGGTTCGTCTTGCTAAGATGAACTTGGACAACAAGGATGATGAACTTGCTGTTGCTAAGAATAAGTTCAATGATGCTTATAAGGCTTTGGTTGCTGCTATTGCTGAGTACAATGCTCGCATGGATGCATTCAGTGCTGCTAATGGAAAGCTCAACGCATTCTTGGCTTCTGGCGTGAATGATTCTGCTACCGAGACTCGTTTGCGTGATGCTGCAGATCGTGCTGAGGCTCACCTTAAGCGTGCAACTCTTGCTCTTGCCAAGGCTAAGGCTGCTTATGATGATGCTCTGGCAAAGGATTTGGCTGCTGTAGCTGCTTATAATAAGGCTTTGCAGACTTACAAGGATGTTTACAATGAGGCTGTTGCTGCTGGTGTGAACCCAGCTTTGTTGCCACCAGTTGTGACTTCTGATCCTTTGGATCCAAAGGTTCCAGCTGTTCCTGGTTTGAAGCATGCTTATGCTTCTGCTATGAGCGGTAAGTTTGGTAAGGAAGCTAAGGCTGCTGAGGCTGCTGCTAAGCAGGGTAAGGATACCAAGGCTTCTGCTCAGCAGAACAACAATGCTAACGGTGCTGCCGCTGGTGCAAACGGTGCCGCTGCTGCTGGTTTAGCTAAGACTGGTGCTGCTGTAGCTATGGCTGCTGTTGCTGCTTCTGTGCTTGCTGGCATGGGTGCTGCTCTTCGCAAGATCCGTCACTAAGCTAAAAGCTGATTCAGCGATGAATCATTTGGGCTTTAGCTTACTGGTTGATCGTTGAGTCGATTTTACTGTGAATTACTTAGTCTAGTGTGCTAAAAGGTGCGCTAGACTAAGTTTTTTTTGACCTATAAACCTTTTTATAACAATTTTGTGCTCTTCGCCTCCTGTCTGCACATCCTGTCTGCGCTTTCTGCTGCACCCTTGTAAACTTTCTGCCGTTTTTTCGCTCTTTCGCGACTTTTCCTTTACGCAGCTGCACAGTTTTTGCCGTTTTATCGCCTTAATCCGACCGTTTCTTTACGCCGCTGTAAAGTTTTTGCCGTTTTATCGCGCGCATCCGACCTTTCCTTTACTCCCATGTAAACTTTCTGCCGCCACCTGCCAATTCCGCACCTTCTTTTCGCACCTTCTTTCCGTACCTTTTATCCACAATGCAAGAAATTTATTTACGCACGAATAAGGCTTTAATAACCTTGCATTATGAATAATTTTTATATAAACGATTTATTTTCGAATAGTGAACAGAATAAGCGTTGCTTCGCCCCGAAAACTAA includes:
- a CDS encoding transglycosylase domain-containing protein translates to MPKKNSLTVRRVLALFLTYITLCVAGGVAASIMFVPGVMSVNSIVKTVVPSLRVDGIDFDVTALPQKSRLYASDGKTIIATFYAQNRTVVPLRRISQYMQRAMVAREDRRFFEHSGVDMQGVIRAFVQTFVKKGDMQGGSSLTQQYVKNVLMIKARENNDPLAEYHASEGTIARKLREMLIAIQMEKKYSKLEILQGYLNIAQFGSNNIYGVETAAHRYFNTSAAKLNLVQSATIAAITKNPSRYDPSIEANQPEAQKQRNIVLDLMLRQGFITKSEHDSAVAIPLKSTLNIQREVSKIGCQAAGDAAFFCDYVTKKILHSREFGKTAAMREKLLTEGGLDIYTTMDLRASKAAMKAARDTIPVNDKSGFEVSIAAIKPGTGEVLAFGSNRIYDATDAAKSDPTHTALNYAVDERDGGGLGWQIGSTWKPINMVAWMLAGKSINQPLRTSMLYNNADFNCSKFRGVGSWSVQNSGGGTTNPETPLQGLVRSHNTTQASMAQQIKLCSIADAARILGYHNSPLGQESVYSSNSLNPPMTIGSVQASPLTVANVYATIGADGVACDPIAIKRVVDKNGKRLKVPSAHCHQAIPKGIAQTAAYALNQGVVQPGGEASTTQLDGGRKTFAKTGTNEQYYMTTAGFVPYQVASFVAVGNAESQKSFNGMTINGRTMAAWYGMYIATPAWKQFMNDYLKAANIPVDNDYGKPDPKYTAGGTLPGMPKNTVKTDQQKRDEDARKQAAQEQQEEAKKQKNTQDQYGTARRDDYSNSETDNY
- a CDS encoding quinone-dependent dihydroorotate dehydrogenase; the protein is MYYVSEHSLHNVVNKATTDLFTFSYKHIIKPHFVFNIPPDEAHDRMINFCKFSERTPGLMWLLREMLNYTDPVLETNVMGVDFANPFGLSAGLDKNCQMATVLDNAGFGFETVGSTTSRPCEGNQKPWYHRLPEYDSILVHAGLANDGSEAVVARAEKAWTHAKSMNMSISIARTNDDLVGDLEEGIEDYHISMERAAGKSSIIEVNISCPNTRVGEPFSQPEALDKLFTDLDTIKRPQPTLVKMPLNLHGGWEQFKSLLDVLAEHKVDGVSIANLQKNRAGLDVPEDWQGALSGGPTYSASNELIRRTRKAFGKRFAIAGIGGVFTPKQAYEKIRSGADLVMFITSLMYRGPQQITTLKRGLADLLKRDGFEHVTDAVGADLN
- a CDS encoding DeoR/GlpR family DNA-binding transcription regulator, whose translation is MISSQRQHLILSRLRTRGAVRITALSKELNVSAMTVRRDIAELSDRGLLKRVHGGAVTTNTLLSEPLFSVKSQMDIGLKDAIARLAVDYVSPGDVIAIGGGTTAYVFAQHLLESRRASGITILTNSIPVAELVQALESKDVEVIVTGGVITRSNSLVGPIADKVVASLRVNTVFLGTHSVSLPRGFLMPNSLEAATDMALMDIADRTIILTDHTKWSCTSLSLFARFDQVDTVITDDGLDADSQLRTRELVKDLVLAPVIDERDVLDASNADDLVSSGDSDDLLD